One part of the Glycine max cultivar Williams 82 chromosome 14, Glycine_max_v4.0, whole genome shotgun sequence genome encodes these proteins:
- the LOC100781044 gene encoding E3 ubiquitin-protein ligase ORTHRUS 2 has translation MAQLPCDSDGVCMLCKLKPSPSQTLSCGTCATPWHLPCLPSPPLSLSDSHWDCPDCSDTFCHHPVAPTAHLVSAIHAIQADTSLTDQQKAIKRQQLLAGSAHPSKDKTKAKDIFDGSLNCSICMQLPDRPVTTPCGHNFCLRCFEKWIGQGKRTCANCRAQIPTKMASQPRINSQLAMAIRLAKAAKSEGSSGPPKVYHFVRNQDRPDTAFTTERAKKTGKANACSGKIFVTVPPDHFGPIPAENDPTRNRGVLVGDTWEDRMECRQWGAHLPHVAGIAGQSAYGSQSVALSGGYEDDEDHGEWFLYTGSGGRDLSGNKRTNKLQSFDQKFENMNEALRVSCRKGYPVRVVRSHKEKRSSYAPESGVRYDGVYRIEKCWRKNGIQGCKVCRYLFVRCDNEPAPWTSDEIGDRPRPLPKIDELKGAVDVTERKGDPSWDYDPEKGCWLWKKPPPESKKPVDIKSENGTTIRVKRKAENVSVKERLLKEFGCQICRKVMASPLTTPCAHNFCKACLEGAFSGQSFIRNRACGGGRTLRAQKNVMKCPSCSNDIADFLQNPQVNREMLAVIESLQRQAEENSEELSDKNDENLHDPTEVSKPSDSTDKVLEEIKDNELNQPHKRRKE, from the exons ATGGCGCAGCTTCCGTGCGACTCCGATGGCGTCTGCATGCTCTGCAAACTCAAACCCAGTCCCTCCCAAACCCTCTCCTGTGGAACGTGTGCCACTCCCTGGCACCTTCCGTGTCTCCCTTcgccccctctctccctctctgaCTCCCATTGGGACTGCCCCGACTGTTCTGACACCTTCTGCCATCACCCCGTCGCTCCCACCGCTCACCTTGTCTCCGCCATTCACGCCATTCAGGCCGACACCTCTCTCACTGACCAACAGAAGGCCATAAAACGCCAACAACTCCTCGCTGGCTCTGCCCACCCCTCAAAGGACAAAACCAAAGCCAAAGACATTTTTGATGGAAGCTTAAACTGCTCCATATGCATGCAACTACCCGATAGACCCGTCACG ACGCCTTGTGGGCACAACTTCTGTTTGAGATGTTTCGAGAAGTGGATCGGACAGGGAAAGCGCACTTGCGCCAATTGCCGTGCTCAAATCCCGACCAAGATGGCGAGCCAGCCGAGAATCAATTCTCAGTTGGCCATGGCCATCCGATTGGCGAAGGCAGCCAAGTCGGAAGGTTCTTCGGGCCCACCCAAGGTCTATCATTTTGTACGCAATCAGGACCGTCCTGATACCGCATTCACCACAGAGCGAGCCAAGAAGACTGGAAAGGCAAATGCTTGCAGTGGTAAGATTTTCGTGACTGTTCCTCCCGACCATTTTGGGCCTATCCCGGCTGAAAACGACCCCACCCGGAACCGTGGTGTTCTGGTCGGGGACACGTGGGAGGACCGGATGGAGTGTCGGCAGTGGGGTGCCCATTTGCCTCATGTCGCCGGCATTGCTGGACAGAGTGCTTATGGTTCCCAGTCTGTTGCCCTTTCTGGTGGCTACGAGGATGACGAGGACCATGGTGAGTGGTTCCTCTACACTGGCAGTGGTGGCAGAGATCTCAGTGGCAACAAACGCACCAACAAGCTACAATCCTTTGACCAAAAGTTTGAAAACATGAATGAGGCCTTGAGAGTAAGCTGTAGGAAGGGTTATCCCGTTCGCGTTGTAAG GTCGCACAAGGAAAAACGTTCTTCTTATGCACCGGAATCTGGAGTGCGTTATGATGGAGTTTACAGAATAGAGAAATGCTGGCGTAAAAATGGAATACAA GGTTGCAAGGTTTGCAGGTATTTGTTTGTGAGATGTGACAATGAGCCAGCACCGTGGACAAG TGATGAAATTGGAGATCGCCCACGCCCACTACCTAAAATTGATGAGTTGAAGGGTGCAGTTGATGTAACTGAAAGAAAGGGTGATCCATCATGGGATTATGAT CCGGAGAAGGGGTGCTGGTTGTGGAAGAAGCCTCCACCCGAAAGCAAGAAACCAGTGGACATTAAATCTGAAAATGGAACAACAATCAGAGTTAAACGGAAAGCAGAAAATGTGTCCGTGAAAGAAAGGCTTTTGAAAG AGTTTGGTTGTCAAATTTGTCGCAAGGTTATGGCTTCCCCTCTCACTACACCTTGTGCTCACAACTTCTGCAAAGCCTGTTTGGAGGGTGCCTTTTCTGGCCAAAGTTTCATCAGAAATAGGGCATGTGGAGGTGGACGCACTTTACGAGCACAGAAAAATGTTATGAAATGCCCATCTTGTTCAAATGACATTGCTGACTTTCTCCAGAATCCACAG GTTAATAGAGAAATGCTGGCTGTTATAGAATCATTACAACGCCAGGCTGAAGAAAATTCTGAAGAGTTAAGtgataaaaatgatgaaaatctGCATGATCCAACAGAGGTTTCTAAACCCAGTGATTCTACTGATAAGGTCTTGGAGGAAATTAAGGACAATGAGCTGAATCAGCCACACAAGCGAAGGAAGGAGTGA
- the LOC100800323 gene encoding cilia- and flagella-associated protein 251 → MKKILVSIKFLLCLSLLCVLFLSFPLLLQSLKPSLMQFFSYMVEKSYMFLLCNGLLLVLIAINSAPINASSPPTTERAAVAVHIEEKSSQLESKEPDIAVAAPIAGEETESPHKEEKILVRVEQDNVLSDTQEEEEEKEEEEEEEEEEEEEEEEEEEEEEKEEEEEEEGNVLVIIDEDKHDTEELNKKCEDFIKRMKATFSSNNLELRAVDSFYFDNQKLPVAVN, encoded by the coding sequence ATGAAGAAGATACTAGTATCAATCAAGTTTCTGCTTTGTTTATCTCTGCTCTGTGTTTTGTTCTTATCATTTCCTTTACTCCTTCAATCCTTGAAGCCATCCCTCATGCAATTCTTCAGCTACATGGTTGAAAAAAGCTACATGTTCCTTCTCTGCAATGGCCTCCTTCTTGTTTTAATAGCCATCAACTCTGCTCCAATCAATGCCTCTTCACCACCAACAACTGAACGTGCTGCTGTAGCTGTTCACATAGAAGAGAAAAGTAGCCAGTTAGAATCCAAGGAACCAGACATTGCAGTTGCAGCACCAATTGCTGGTGAGGAAACTGAATCCCCACATAAAGAAGAAAAGATTTTGGTGAGAGTAGAACAAGACAATGTGCTATCAGATacccaagaagaagaagaagaaaaagaagaagaagaagaagaagaagaagaagaagaagaagaagaagaagaagaagaagaagaagaagaaaaagaagaagaagaagaagaagagggaaaTGTCCTTGTGATCATTGATGAAGATAAGCATGACACTGAAGAGTTAAATAAGAAATGTGAAGATTTTATTAAAAGGATGAAAGCAACGTTCTCTTCCAATAACTTGGAGCTAAGAGCTGTCGacagtttttattttgataatcagAAATTGCCGGTGGCTGTTAATTAA
- the LOC100800858 gene encoding putative pentatricopeptide repeat-containing protein At5g09950 gives MILCYRRLLHNASHARSTQLALSEQLLHHCNSSHHHLHFPPLNLDYNRYRDSCTVEDAHQLHLQIYKTGLTSDVFWCNTLVNIFVRAGNLVSAQKLFDEMPQKNLVSWSCLVSGYAQNGMPDEACMLFRGIISAGLLPNHYAIGSALRACQELGPNMLKLGMEIHGLISKSPYASDMVLSNVLMSMYSHCSASIDDARRVFEEIKMKTSASWNSIISVYCRRGDAISAFKLFSSMQREATELNCRPNEYTFCSLVTVACSLVDCGLTLLEQMLARIEKSSFVKDLYVGSALVSGFARYGLIDSAKMIFEQMDDRNAVTMNGLMVGLARQHQGEEAAKIFKEMKDLVEINASSYAVLLSAFTEFSNLKEGKRKGQEVHAYLIRNALVDVWILIGNALVNLYAKCNAIDNARSIFQLMPSKDTVSWNSIISGLDHNERFEEAVACFHTMRRNGMVPSKFSVISTLSSCASLGWIMLGQQIHGEGIKCGLDLDVSVSNALLTLYAETDCMEEYQKVFFLMPEYDQVSWNSFIGALATSEASVLQAIKYFLEMMQAGWKPNRVTFINILSAVSSLSLLELGRQIHALILKHSVADDNAIENTLLAFYGKCEQMEDCEIIFSRMSERRDEVSWNAMISGYIHNGILHKAMGLVWLMMQKGQRLDDFTLATVLSACASVATLERGMEVHACAIRACLEAEVVVGSALVDMYAKCGKIDYASRFFELMPVRNIYSWNSMISGYARHGHGGKALKLFTQMKQHGQLPDHVTFVGVLSACSHVGLVDEGFEHFKSMGEVYELAPRIEHFSCMVDLLGRAGDVKKLEEFIKTMPMNPNALIWRTILGACCRANSRNTELGRRAAKMLIELEPLNAVNYVLLSNMHAAGGKWEDVEEARLAMRNAEVKKEAGCSWVTMKDGVHVFVAGDQTHPEKEKIYDKLKEIMNKMRDLGYVPETKYALYDLELENKEELLSYHSEKLAIAFVLTRQSELPIRIIKNLRVCGDCHTAFKYISNIVNRQIILRDSNRFHHFDGGICSCQDYW, from the coding sequence ATGATACTCTGCTACAGGCGATTGTTACACAATGCAAGTCATGCTCGTTCTACCCAGTTAGCTTTGTCAGAGCAGTTGCTACATCACTGCAACTCATCTCACCACCACCTCCATTTTCCACCTTTGAATTTGGACTATAATCGATACAGAGATTCTTGCACCGTGGAAGATGCCCATCAGCTTCATCTGCAGATCTACAAAACTGGGCTCACCAGTGATGTTTTCTGGTGTAATACTCTTGTCAACATATTTGTCAGAGCTGGCAATCTGGTTTCCGCACAGAAACTGTTTGATGAAATGCCCCAAAAGAACCTCGTTTCTTGGTCTTGTTTGGTTTCTGGGTATGCACAAAATGGCATGCCTGATGAGGCATGTATGTTATTCAGAGGGATCATTTCAGCTGGTCTCTTACCAAACCACTATGCTATTGGTAGTGCTCTTCGAGCATGCCAGGAGCTTGGTCCAAATATGCTTAAACTCGGGATGGAGATTCATGGCTTAATTTCCAAATCTCCGTATGCTTCAGACATGGTGTTGTCTAATGTGCTCATGTCCATGTATTCACATTGCTCAGCTTCCATTGATGATGCCCGTCGtgtttttgaagaaataaaaatgaaaacttcTGCATCCTGGAATTCTATCATTTCGGTCTATTGTCGTAGGGGAGATGCAATTTCTGCTTTTAAGCTATTTTCAAGCATGCAAAGGGAAGCTACAGAACTTAACTGCAGGCCTAATGAATATACCTTCTGTAGCTTAGTAACTGTTGCATGCTCTCTGGTTGACTGTGGACTGACTTTGCTTGAGCAGATGCTGGCCAGGATTGAAAAATCTAGCTTTGTAAAAGATTTGTATGTTGGTAGTGCATTGGTCAGCGGGTTTGCAAGGTATGGTTTAATAGATTCTGCTAAAATGATATTTGAGCAGATGGATGATCGTAATGCAGTGACTATGAATGGGTTAATGGTTGGACTGGCAAGGCAGCACCAGGGTGAAGAAGCAGCTAAGATATTCAAGGAAATGAAAGATTTAGTTGAAATAAATGCATCATCTTATGCAGTTCTTTTAAGtgcttttactgaattttcaaatttaaaggaAGGGAAGAGAAAGGGTCAAGAGGTTCATGCTTATCTGATTCGCAATGCCTTGGTTGATGTCTGGATTTTGATTGGAAATGCTCTCGTCAATTtgtatgcaaaatgcaatgccaTTGATAATGCTCGGTCAATTTTTCAACTCATGCCCAGTAAAGATACTGTTTCATGGAACTCTATAATCTCTGGCCTTGACCACAATGAGCGATTTGAGGAAGCAGTTGCATGTTTCCACACAATGAGGAGAAATGGAATGGTGCCATCAAAATTCTCAGTTATTAGTACTTTGAGTTCATGTGCTAGTTTGGGTTGGATCATGTTAGGACAACAGATACACGGTGAAGGGATAAAATGCGGGCTTGATTTGGACGTTTCAGTTTCAAATGCTCTTCTAACATTATATGCTGAAACTGATTGTATGGAGGAATATCAGAAAGTTTTCTTTCTAATGCCAGAGTATGATCAAGTTTCTTGGAATTCTTTTATTGGTGCACTAGCAACTTCAGAGGCGTCAGTTTTACAGGCTATAAAATATTTCCTGGAGATGATGCAAGCTGGATGGAAACCCAACAGAGtaacatttataaatattttatctgcagtttcttctctttctcttcttgaACTGGGCCGTCAAATTCATGCTTTAATCTTAAAGCACTCTGTCGCTGATGACAATGCTATTGAGAATACACTTCTAGCTTTCTATGGAAAGTGTGAGCAGATGGAGGACTGTGAAATTATCTTTTCTAGAATGTCTGAGCGAAGAGATGAAGTCAGTTGGAATGCCATGATTTCTGGATATATACACAATGGCATCCTGCATAAGGCCATGGGTTTGGTATGGCTTATGATGCAAAAGGGCCAAAGATTGGATGATTTCACGCTTGCTACTGTTCTTAGTGCCTGTGCTTCAGTTGCAACATTAGAGCGTGGTATGGAAGTACATGCATGTGCCATAAGAGCTTGTTTAGAAGCTGAAGTTGTTGTTGGTAGTGCACTAGTTGACATGTATGCAAAATGTGGAAAGATAGATTATGCATCAAGATTCTTTGAATTGATGCCTGTGAGGAACATATATTCTTGGAATTCAATGATTTCTGGTTATGCACGCCATGGACATGGAGGAAAAGCTCTAAAGCTTTTTACACAAATGAAACAGCATGGCCAATTGCCAGATCATGTCACCTTTGTTGGGGTCCTATCAGCTTGTAGTCATGTAGGTTTAGTTGATGAAGGATTTGAGCATTTCAAATCAATGGGTGAAGTATATGAACTAGCTCCTCGAATAGAGCACTTCTCTTGTATGGTAGACCTCCTTGGGCGGGCAGGTGATGTTAAGAAGCTGGAGGAATTCATCAAAACAATGCCAATGAATCCTAATGCCCTTATTTGGAGAACAATTTTAGGAGCATGTTGTCGAGCTAATAGCCGAAATACAGAGCTAGGGCGTAGGGCTGCCAAGATGCTTATTGAGTTAGAGCCGCTGAACGCAGTGAACTATGTGCTTCTTTCTAACATGCATGCTGCTGGTGGGAAGTGGGAAGATGTGGAAGAGGCTAGGTTGGCAATGAGGAATGCAGAAGTTAAGAAGGAAGCTGGGTGTAGTTGGGTCACCATGAAGGATGGAGTTCATGTGTTTGTGGCTGGAGATCAAACACacccagaaaaagaaaaaatctatgACAAACTCAAGGAGATAATGAACAAAATGAGGGACCTGGGATATGTGCCTGAAACCAAATATGCACTCTATGATCTTGAGCTTGAAAACAAAGAAGAGCTTCTCAGCTATCATAGTGAGAAACTAGCGATTGCTTTTGTTCTCACTCGCCAATCTGAGCTACCTATTAGGATAATTAAGAACCTTCGGGTTTGTGGTGACTGTCACACTGCTTTCAAATACATATCAAATATTGTTAATCGACAGATAATTTTACGAGATTCAAATAGATTTCACCATTTTGATGGTGGCATATGTTCTTGTCAGGATTATTGGTGA
- the LOC100810445 gene encoding uncharacterized protein: MTLHLQHKNINMAAKLTLSSPFSFKTSFLPKSPSFSLGLYSPRTNVTGVKVHAKLGGGDEQAKKGGKKKFITREEEPQQYWQTAGEREGENPMKTPLPYIIIFGMSTPFVILAIAFANGWIKVPVR, translated from the exons ATGACATTGCATTTGCAGCACAAAAACATCAACATGGCTGCCAAACTCACTctatcttctcccttttccttcAAAACTTCATTTCTGCCAAAATCACCATCATTTTCTCTAGGTTTATACTCCCCCAGAACTAATGTTACCGGTGTCAAAGTTCATGCTAAATTAG GTGGTGGAGATGAACAAGCCAAGAAAGGAGGAAAGAAGAAATTCATAACCAGAGAGGAAGAACCACAACA GTATTGGCAGACAGCAGGAGAAAGGGAAGGAGAGAATCCCATGAAGACCCCTCTTCCTTACATTATCATATTTGGTATGTCAACTCCTTTTGTAATCTTGGCAATTGCTTTTGCAAATGGTTGGATTAAGGTACCTGTTCGATGA
- the LOC100801399 gene encoding SNF1-related protein kinase regulatory subunit beta-2 isoform X1 gives MGSNSRGKDGEGTSGVKKDEYEQDIKFLPPEVLYGNTNGFTDPLVVQLPPHGPGPYEPPPPLLIQPQYIHEGKERNLIKAIRNKLPIKVPVAAMQMQRPAAVAQSLPQNGYVESVIHERLKSVRITWNHAATDVAIAGSWDNWKTTEPLMRVDQNFVIVKTLPIGIYHYRFIVDGYLTHAPEFPSASDDSGYGYNILDLQDYIPEIVANFSDFEDPPSPPSSYDNTYLNEEEFSKPPPELPPQLPVAIRHEASSSASGSRFVPRPTHLELNHLYIHKTDRGQFVALRSTYKFQHKYITTELYKSLRRER, from the exons ATGGGTAGTAACAGCAGAGGAAAGGATGGTGAAGGCACTTCTGGAGTTAAAAAGGATGAGTACGAACAAGACATCAAATTTCTGCCACCTGAAGTGCTTTATGGCAATACTAATGGATTCACTGATCCATTGGTGGTTCAGTTACCTCCACATGGCCCTGGACCATATGAGCCACCACCTCCTTTGCTCATACAACCCCAG TATATCCATGAggggaaagaaagaaatttgaTCAAAGCAATAAGAAATAAGCTTCCTATCAAG GTCCCTGTGGCTGCCATGCAAATGCAAAGACCAGCAGCGGTAGCGCAATCCCTGCCACAAAATGGATATGTAGAATCTGTGATTCATGAAAGGCTGAAAAGTGTGAGGATAACATGGAACCATGCAGCCACGGATGTTGCTATTGCAGGATCATGGGATAACTGGAAGACCAC GGAGCCCCTGATGAGAGTAGATCAAAATTTTGTCATTGTTAAAACACTCCCGATAGGTATCTATCATTACCGTTTCATTGTAGATGGCTACTTGACACATGCTCCAGAGTTCCCATCGGCTTCTGATGATTCAGGTTATGGCTACAATATATTGGATTTGCAG GATTATATCCCAGAAATAGTTGCAAACTTCTCCGATTTTGAAGATCCTCCATCACCACCATCGAGTTATGATAACACATACTTAAATGAAGAGGAGTTCAGCAAGCCCCCGCCAGAATTACCACCTCAACTACCAGTGGCAATAAGACATGAGGCTTCTTCATCCGCAAGTGGTAGTCGTTTTGTCCCTAGGCCCACGCATTTGGAACTGAATCATCTATACATCCACAAAACTGATAGGGGTCAATTTGTGGCACTACGATCAACTTACAAGTTTCAACACAAATATATTACTACGGAACTGTACAAGTCCTTACGCAGGGAAAGATGA
- the LOC100801399 gene encoding SNF1-related protein kinase regulatory subunit beta-2 isoform X2 → MGSNSRGKDGEGTSGVKKDEYEQDIKFLPPEVLYGNTNGFTDPLVVQLPPHGPGPYEPPPPLLIQPQVPVAAMQMQRPAAVAQSLPQNGYVESVIHERLKSVRITWNHAATDVAIAGSWDNWKTTEPLMRVDQNFVIVKTLPIGIYHYRFIVDGYLTHAPEFPSASDDSGYGYNILDLQDYIPEIVANFSDFEDPPSPPSSYDNTYLNEEEFSKPPPELPPQLPVAIRHEASSSASGSRFVPRPTHLELNHLYIHKTDRGQFVALRSTYKFQHKYITTELYKSLRRER, encoded by the exons ATGGGTAGTAACAGCAGAGGAAAGGATGGTGAAGGCACTTCTGGAGTTAAAAAGGATGAGTACGAACAAGACATCAAATTTCTGCCACCTGAAGTGCTTTATGGCAATACTAATGGATTCACTGATCCATTGGTGGTTCAGTTACCTCCACATGGCCCTGGACCATATGAGCCACCACCTCCTTTGCTCATACAACCCCAG GTCCCTGTGGCTGCCATGCAAATGCAAAGACCAGCAGCGGTAGCGCAATCCCTGCCACAAAATGGATATGTAGAATCTGTGATTCATGAAAGGCTGAAAAGTGTGAGGATAACATGGAACCATGCAGCCACGGATGTTGCTATTGCAGGATCATGGGATAACTGGAAGACCAC GGAGCCCCTGATGAGAGTAGATCAAAATTTTGTCATTGTTAAAACACTCCCGATAGGTATCTATCATTACCGTTTCATTGTAGATGGCTACTTGACACATGCTCCAGAGTTCCCATCGGCTTCTGATGATTCAGGTTATGGCTACAATATATTGGATTTGCAG GATTATATCCCAGAAATAGTTGCAAACTTCTCCGATTTTGAAGATCCTCCATCACCACCATCGAGTTATGATAACACATACTTAAATGAAGAGGAGTTCAGCAAGCCCCCGCCAGAATTACCACCTCAACTACCAGTGGCAATAAGACATGAGGCTTCTTCATCCGCAAGTGGTAGTCGTTTTGTCCCTAGGCCCACGCATTTGGAACTGAATCATCTATACATCCACAAAACTGATAGGGGTCAATTTGTGGCACTACGATCAACTTACAAGTTTCAACACAAATATATTACTACGGAACTGTACAAGTCCTTACGCAGGGAAAGATGA
- the LOC100799605 gene encoding fasciclin-like arabinogalactan protein 2, translating to MEDGVHLEANRKLALIHKPTRHKTEHRAHLSILQNKMKSLLFSLFLFLFLASSAVATVPAHNITRMLAAHPGFSTFNHYLSVTHLAEEINRRQTITVLALDNAAMSSLLDKHLSLPTIKNVLSLHILVDYFGAKKLHQINNSTTLVSSMFQATGSASGTAGYVNITNLKAGKVGFAAEDNDGSLHSFYVKSVKEMPYYISVLQISAAISSADAEAPTAAPSAIDLISIMSKQGCKAFADLLRGSKALPSFKENVDGGLTVFCPTDSAVSGFAPKYKNLTEAQKVSLLLYHATPVYESLQMLKSSNGIMNTLATEGANKYDFTVQSEGEDVSLKTKVNTASIVGTLIDQDPFVAYKINRVLMPRELFKASDAADAPAQSPKPAKKKNKNKNNSHAADAPADGPSDDDADSEDQKAADEDSNGVSGLHVRFFMVFFSLIMAFLAL from the coding sequence ATGGAGGATGGGGTCCATCTGGAAGCCAATCGAAAGCTGGCATTGATTCATAAACCCACAAGACACAAGACAGAACACAGAGCACACTTGTCCATTCTCCAAAACAAAATGAAGAGCctcctcttctctctcttcctcttcctcttcttagcCTCCTCCGCCGTCGCCACCGTCCCCGCCCACAACATCACCCGCATGCTGGCCGCACACCCCGGCTTCTCCACCTTCAACCACTACCTCTCCGTCACCCACCTGGCCGAAGAGATCAACCGCCGCCAGACCATCACCGTCCTGGCCCTCGACAATGCCGCCATGTCCTCCCTCCTCGACAAGCACCTCTCCCTCCCCACCATCAAAAACGTCCTCTCCCTCCACATCCTCGTCGACTACTTCGGCGCCAAAAAGCTCCACCAGATCAACAACAGCACCACCCTCGTCTCCTCCATGTTCCAGGCCACCGGCTCCGCCTCCGGCACCGCCGGCTACGTCAACATCACCAACCTCAAGGCCGGCAAGGTCGGCTTCGCCGCCGAAGACAACGACGGCTCCCTCCACTCCTTCTACGTCAAATCCGTCAAGGAAATGCCCTACTACATCTCCGTCCTCCAAATCAGCGCCGCCATTAGCTCCGCCGACGCCGAGGCACCCACCGCCGCCCCCTCCGCCATCGACCTGATCTCCATTATGTCCAAACAAGGCTGCAAGGCCTTCGCGGACCTTCTAAGAGGCTCCAAGGCCCTTCCATCTTTCAAGGAAAACGTTGACGGCGGCTTAACGGTTTTCTGCCCCACCGACAGCGCCGTCAGCGGTTTCGCGCCAAAGTACAAGAACCTGACCGAAGCTCAGAAGGTTTCACTTCTGTTGTACCACGCGACTCCCGTGTACGAGTCACTGCAGATGCTCAAGTCCAGCAACGGAATAATGAACACTCTGGCCACAGAGGGAGCCAACAAGTACGACTTCACGGTGCAGAGTGAAGGGGAAGACGTCAGCCTCAAGACCAAAGTCAACACAGCCAGCATAGTGGGGACATTGATAGATCAGGATCCATTCGTGGCATATAAGATAAACAGGGTATTGATGCCCAGAGAGCTCTTCAAGGCCAGCGACGCGGCGGATGCACCTGCCCAGTCGCCAAAGCCCGccaagaagaagaacaagaacaagaacaacagCCATGCGGCGGATGCACCGGCGGACGGACCATCCGACGACGACGCTGATTCGGAAGATCAGAAGGCTGCGGATGAAGACAGCAATGGAGTAAGCGGATTGCACGTGAGATTCTTCATGGTCTTCTTCAGTTTAATTATGGCTTTTTTGGCTCTATGA